GGGGACGGCCCACGGGCCCCCCGGCAGGTCGGCGTTGCCCAGCACGGCCACCGCCATGCCGGCGCGGTGGAGCGCCGTGGCCAGGGAACCCAAGGGGACGGGGTGGTCCAGGTCCTCGTTGGCCCGCCGGAGGGCCTGCCACCCCCAGTGGACCACCGGGACCAGCCCGTCGTCGGCGGCCCCGGCGGTCCGCGCCGCGCCCGCGTCGCCGGCGCGGGCGGCCGGGATCGCCGCACCCGGCCACGGCGCCTCCCGGGGCGGCCACCACCGGTCGAACAGGCCCGCGGCCGTCCCGGGTTCCAGCACCTGGTCCCCGGGCAGGACCCAGCCGGCGGTGGGACCGCTGACGGCCCGCGCGCCCGCTCCCAGGGTCAGGTAGCCGGCTTCGCGACCGTAGTAGCCGCCGGTGTGGGACGTCATCAGGCCGACGGCGGCGTTGCGCAGAAGCTCGCGCCAGGTGGGGTCCGCGGCGGCCAGCTGGCGGAGCAGGTCCAGGTCGAGGCCGGGTGCGGCCACCACCGTCACCGTCCGTCGGGGGGACGGCACGCCGGGCGGGTCCGCGGGGGCGACCCACGGTCTCCCCTCGCCGATCGCCAGGCGACCGGCGCCCCCCAGAGCGGCCGCCAGGCCGTGGCCCGCCGCCACCGTCGCCGCCACCAGCGCGAGGGCCACGGCGGCCACGGCGAGGGTCTGCGGGCCGGTGGCGTGGGCCCGGGTCGGCTCGGTCGGCGTCGCCCGCACCGCGTCGACCCCCTTGCGCCCTGGGCCCGGGGGAGGCGCCTCACGCCCGGCGGTTGCGCCCGCGCCGCGGCGCGGGCGCAACCGCCCCCGGGGCCACCTCGGCGTAGAGCTGCACGTGTTGGCGGGCCACCTGGGCCCCGTCCGGCCAGCGGCTGGCGCGGGCCACCGCGGCCCGCGCCAGCCGCTGGCGGGCGCGCTCGTCCCGCAGCAAGCCGAGCAGCACGCGGGCCAGGGCGTGGGCATCGCCCGGGGGCACCAGGCGTCCGTCCACGCCGTCGCGGATCAGCTCCACCAGCCCGCCGGTGCGGCTGGCCACCACGGGACGCGCGGCGGCCATGGCCTCCGCCACCGCGAGTCCGTAGGCCTCGTGGCGCGACGGCTGGACGTAGACGTCGATGGCGCGCAGCAGGCGAGCCGCCCCCTCCCTCGGTCCGGCCCAGCGCACCCAGGGCTCGATGCCGAGGCGGCGGGCCAGCCGCCGCAGGCCGGGTTCGTCCGGGCCGGAGCCGACCACGACGCAGCTGACCGGGTGGCCCGCGTGGTGGACCAGGGCCACGGCCCGCAGGAGCACGTCGACGCCCTTCTCACGGCTCAGCCGGGCGACGGTGCCGACCACCGGACCCAGCTCTGGGAGTCCCAGGATTCGCCGGGCGCGCCGCCGCGGGAGCGCGGCCCGCCCGGGCCGCGCCAGGGGCGGCCTCAGCACGTGGACCTGGGGCGGCCTTCCGGGGGCCGCGGCGGCGATGCCGTGCGCCGCCGCCC
The sequence above is drawn from the Thermaerobacter sp. FW80 genome and encodes:
- a CDS encoding glycosyltransferase; protein product: MPVDGAADEPAVPPGPVWWLVGPAAGGLRTYVETVGRHLAAAGVDWAVVPLTGAPRLQAAGGGEADTPGNLWAAAHRGGPAVAPGPWPAVRALAETVVGLRRLARGRPPRLLHAHGLRAAVVATLALPHTPLVVTLHTFPRGWWQRQAARWVARRSRAVVAVSRSLATWAAAHGIAAAAPGRPPQVHVLRPPLARPGRAALPRRRARRILGLPELGPVVGTVARLSREKGVDVLLRAVALVHHAGHPVSCVVVGSGPDEPGLRRLARRLGIEPWVRWAGPREGAARLLRAIDVYVQPSRHEAYGLAVAEAMAAARPVVASRTGGLVELIRDGVDGRLVPPGDAHALARVLLGLLRDERARQRLARAAVARASRWPDGAQVARQHVQLYAEVAPGAVAPAPRRGRNRRA